From a region of the Hymenobacter jejuensis genome:
- the bglX gene encoding beta-glucosidase BglX yields MKRIFRTALLLSLGLVSPQVQAQKPGASATASDQKMNQFVADLMKKMTLEEKIGQLNLVSVGFDVTGPVVSKDVDANIRKGLVGAVLNTYTPVAARKLQQMAVKESRLHIPLIFGYDVIHGHRTIFPIPLGLSASWDLQAIERSARIAAEEASADGLNWVYSPMVDIARDPRWGRIAEGGGEDPYLGSLIARAMVHGYQGDDLSKNNTVMACLKHFALYGAAEAGRDYNTTDMSLQRMYNEYLPPYKAAIDAGVGSVMSSFNDVNGIPATGNKWLLNTLLRDEWGFKGFVATDYTAINEMMAHGMGDEKQVSALALNAGVDQDMVGEVFLKNLAQNLKEGTVKQEQIDVACQRILEAKYKLGLFQDPYRYANDKRAAKTLMSKEFVEASRDIARKCMVLLKNDKNALPLKKSGTIALIGPLANRQRDMIGNWSGAGDWKQAVSVEQGIKNVAGNAVKVVYAQGANIADDQQMIDRLNAHGGELNIDKRAPEAMIQEAVQVAQGADVVVAVVGESQGMTGEAASRADIGLPGQQLELLKALKKTGKPLVIVLMSGRPLTLPWEDKNADAILETWFAGTQAGNAIADVLFGSYNPSGKITATFPQTVGQIPLYYNHKNTGRPFAGVALDKYKSRYLDVTNDPLYPFGYGLSYTTFTYSKPELSKATIKPSEALEVKVNLKNTGNYDGEEVAQLYIRDMVGSSSRPVKELKGFQKVFLKKGESKTLTFRLTAEDLKFYNNDLKFVAEPGDFQVFVGGNSRDVQEASFKLEQ; encoded by the coding sequence ATGAAACGAATTTTCCGTACTGCCCTGCTGCTGTCGCTGGGGCTGGTGAGCCCGCAAGTGCAGGCGCAGAAACCAGGTGCAAGCGCCACGGCCAGCGATCAGAAAATGAATCAGTTCGTTGCTGATCTGATGAAGAAGATGACGCTGGAAGAAAAGATCGGTCAACTCAACCTCGTGTCCGTTGGGTTCGACGTCACCGGACCCGTCGTCAGCAAGGATGTAGACGCAAACATTCGCAAGGGCTTGGTCGGGGCTGTGCTCAACACCTACACGCCCGTGGCGGCGCGCAAGCTCCAGCAAATGGCCGTGAAGGAGTCGCGCCTGCACATTCCGCTGATCTTTGGCTACGACGTCATCCACGGGCACCGCACCATTTTCCCGATTCCCTTGGGGCTTTCGGCTAGCTGGGACCTGCAAGCCATCGAGCGCAGCGCCCGCATTGCAGCCGAGGAAGCCTCAGCCGACGGCCTGAACTGGGTGTATTCGCCCATGGTGGATATTGCCCGCGACCCGCGTTGGGGCCGCATTGCCGAGGGCGGCGGCGAAGACCCGTACCTGGGCTCCCTGATCGCGCGCGCCATGGTGCACGGCTACCAAGGCGACGACTTGAGCAAGAACAACACCGTGATGGCCTGCCTCAAGCACTTTGCCCTCTACGGTGCCGCCGAAGCCGGCCGCGACTACAACACCACCGACATGAGCTTGCAGCGCATGTACAACGAGTACCTGCCGCCCTACAAAGCCGCCATCGACGCGGGCGTAGGCTCGGTGATGAGTTCGTTTAACGACGTCAACGGCATTCCGGCTACGGGCAATAAATGGCTGCTAAACACCTTGTTACGCGATGAGTGGGGCTTCAAAGGCTTCGTGGCCACCGACTACACGGCCATCAATGAGATGATGGCGCACGGCATGGGCGACGAAAAGCAGGTATCGGCGCTGGCCCTGAATGCGGGCGTAGACCAAGATATGGTGGGAGAGGTGTTTCTGAAGAATCTGGCCCAAAACCTGAAGGAAGGTACCGTCAAGCAGGAGCAGATTGACGTGGCCTGTCAGCGCATTCTGGAAGCCAAGTACAAGCTCGGCCTGTTTCAGGATCCGTACCGCTACGCCAACGACAAGCGCGCCGCTAAAACCCTGATGAGCAAAGAGTTCGTTGAGGCATCGCGCGACATTGCGCGCAAGTGCATGGTGCTGCTCAAAAACGACAAGAACGCCTTGCCGCTGAAGAAGTCGGGCACCATTGCCTTGATTGGCCCCTTGGCCAACCGGCAGCGCGACATGATTGGCAACTGGAGCGGCGCCGGCGACTGGAAGCAGGCGGTTTCGGTGGAGCAAGGCATCAAAAACGTAGCCGGCAACGCCGTAAAAGTCGTGTATGCCCAAGGCGCCAACATCGCCGACGACCAGCAGATGATCGACCGCCTGAATGCCCACGGCGGCGAGCTCAACATCGACAAGCGCGCCCCCGAAGCCATGATTCAGGAGGCCGTGCAAGTGGCGCAGGGAGCCGATGTGGTCGTGGCCGTGGTAGGCGAGTCGCAAGGCATGACCGGCGAAGCCGCCAGCCGCGCCGACATTGGCTTGCCGGGCCAGCAGCTGGAGCTACTGAAAGCGCTAAAGAAAACCGGTAAGCCGCTGGTAATCGTGCTGATGAGCGGCCGCCCGCTCACGTTGCCATGGGAAGATAAGAATGCCGACGCCATCCTCGAAACGTGGTTTGCAGGTACCCAGGCCGGCAACGCCATTGCCGACGTGCTGTTTGGCAGCTACAACCCCTCGGGCAAAATCACGGCTACCTTCCCGCAGACGGTCGGGCAGATTCCGTTGTACTACAACCACAAAAACACGGGCCGCCCCTTTGCCGGCGTGGCGCTGGATAAGTATAAGTCTCGTTATCTGGACGTTACGAACGATCCCTTGTATCCCTTTGGCTATGGCCTGAGCTACACTACGTTCACTTACTCCAAGCCGGAGCTTAGCAAAGCCACGATAAAGCCTTCGGAAGCCCTGGAAGTCAAAGTCAACCTGAAGAACACCGGCAACTACGACGGCGAGGAAGTGGCCCAGCTCTACATCCGCGACATGGTAGGCTCCAGCAGCCGCCCCGTGAAAGAGCTGAAAGGCTTTCAGAAGGTTTTCCTGAAAAAGGGCGAGAGCAAAACCCTCACCTTTCGCCTAACGGCCGAAGACCTGAAGTTTTACAACAACGATCTGAAGTTTGTCGCCGAACCTGGTGATTTTCAGGTATTTGTAGGTGGCAACTCCCGCGATGTGCAGGAGGCTAGCTTTAAGCTGGAGCAATAA
- a CDS encoding family 43 glycosylhydrolase: MLNKKQLTYCNPLNLDYGYTPIPNFAEAGRHRATADPVITLYKGDYYLFSTNQWGYWWSHDLYNWKFVSKSFLEPQHKVYDDLCAPAVFVLGDTLLVYGSTQEKNFPIWMSTNPKANEWKKAVDPFQIGAWDPDFFLDTDGKLYLYWGSSNVYPLYGQQISRKTFAPIGERREMFKLNDAQFGWQRFGEYLDNTFLDPFMEGAWMTKYNGKYYLQYGAPGTEFSGYADGVQVSDKPLGPFRPQPHNPFAYKPGGFARGAGHGNTFQDVWGNWWHLSTMVIAVKNNFERRLGLWPAGFDKDGTLYSNTTFGDYPHYLPTGPQDHLKSRFTGWMLLNYNKPVQVSSTLGGYLPNYAVDESIKTYWSAATGNKGEYLQTDLGSVSTVHAIQINYADQDAEFLGKQQGTYHQYKLYYSQDGKKWTVLVDKSQNKTDVPHDYIELPEPVRTRYLKLENLHMPTGKFAISGLRVFGQGAGTKPDMVKGLVVLRTEKDKRSAWLKWTPSDKAYAYNIYTGIAPDKLYTCIMVHGQNDYYFKGMDKDLPYYFSMEAVNENGVSQRTPVMESK; the protein is encoded by the coding sequence ATGTTGAATAAGAAGCAGTTGACGTATTGCAACCCGCTCAACCTGGACTACGGCTACACGCCCATCCCCAACTTCGCCGAAGCCGGCAGGCACCGCGCCACTGCCGACCCGGTAATTACCTTATACAAAGGCGATTACTACCTGTTCTCAACCAATCAATGGGGCTACTGGTGGAGCCACGATCTGTACAACTGGAAGTTCGTGTCGAAGTCGTTTTTGGAGCCGCAGCACAAAGTATACGACGACTTGTGCGCGCCCGCGGTGTTTGTGCTTGGCGATACGCTGCTGGTCTACGGTTCGACGCAGGAGAAGAACTTCCCGATTTGGATGAGCACCAACCCGAAGGCCAACGAGTGGAAGAAAGCCGTCGACCCGTTTCAGATTGGTGCCTGGGACCCGGACTTTTTCCTCGATACCGACGGCAAGCTCTACCTCTACTGGGGAAGCTCCAATGTGTATCCGCTTTACGGTCAGCAGATTAGCCGCAAAACCTTCGCGCCCATCGGCGAGCGCCGCGAAATGTTTAAGCTCAACGACGCGCAGTTTGGCTGGCAACGCTTCGGCGAATACCTCGACAATACCTTTCTCGACCCGTTTATGGAAGGGGCTTGGATGACCAAGTACAACGGCAAGTATTACCTCCAATACGGCGCGCCCGGCACCGAATTCAGCGGCTATGCCGACGGCGTGCAAGTCAGCGACAAACCGCTGGGGCCGTTCCGGCCGCAGCCTCACAACCCCTTTGCGTACAAGCCGGGTGGTTTTGCCCGCGGGGCAGGCCACGGCAATACGTTTCAGGATGTGTGGGGCAATTGGTGGCACCTGTCCACGATGGTGATTGCGGTGAAGAACAACTTCGAGCGCCGCCTCGGCCTCTGGCCCGCCGGCTTTGATAAAGACGGCACGCTCTACAGCAACACGACCTTCGGCGACTATCCGCATTATTTGCCCACTGGCCCCCAAGACCACTTGAAGAGCCGCTTTACCGGCTGGATGCTGCTCAACTACAACAAGCCGGTGCAGGTCTCGTCGACGCTCGGCGGCTACCTGCCCAATTACGCCGTCGACGAGAGCATCAAAACGTACTGGAGCGCGGCCACCGGCAACAAAGGTGAGTACCTCCAAACCGACCTCGGCAGCGTCAGCACGGTGCACGCCATCCAAATCAATTATGCCGATCAGGATGCCGAATTCCTTGGCAAACAGCAAGGTACGTATCACCAATACAAGCTCTACTACTCGCAGGATGGCAAAAAGTGGACGGTGCTGGTTGACAAAAGCCAGAACAAAACCGACGTGCCACACGACTACATCGAGCTGCCCGAGCCCGTCCGGACGCGCTATTTAAAATTGGAAAACCTGCACATGCCCACCGGCAAGTTTGCGATCAGCGGGTTGCGCGTATTTGGGCAAGGTGCTGGTACTAAGCCCGATATGGTAAAAGGCCTGGTAGTGTTGCGCACCGAAAAAGACAAACGCAGCGCCTGGCTAAAATGGACGCCCTCCGACAAAGCTTATGCTTACAACATCTACACCGGTATCGCGCCAGACAAGCTTTATACTTGCATTATGGTACACGGTCAGAACGACTACTATTTCAAAGGCATGGACAAAGACTTGCCCTATTATTTTTCCATGGAAGCCGTCAACGAAAATGGGGTGTCGCAACGTACGCCCGTGATGGAATCGAAATGA
- a CDS encoding glucoamylase family protein yields MKAKILVLLCLLLPGFGHSQQKPASSKAPVAAKFDATKRPRNLTDEQLLDLVQRQTFRYFWDFGHPVSGMARERSNVAYDYGNEVVTTGGTGFGIMAIIVAADRKWITREQAAQRIYKIVRFLEKADSFHGVFPHWYNGATGKVIRFGQKDDGADIVETSFLFEGLICARQYFTGESTLEKDLRNHILWMWENVEWNWHTQGGQNVLYWHWSPNNGWSMNHQIHGWNECLITYVLAASSPKYAIDKKVYDQGWATGNEFRNGKEYYNIKLPLGPDFGGPLFFTHYSFLGLNPHGLKDQYADYWQQNQNHTLINYTYCVENPKKYKGYGKNSWGLTASDSYQGYAAHNPKEDLGVISPTAALSAMPYAPEQSMLALKHFYNDLGDKIWSEYGFVDGFSEQHNWYAKSHLAIDQGPIVGMIENYRTGLLWKLFMSSPDVQRGLKTLGFESPQISK; encoded by the coding sequence ATGAAAGCAAAAATCTTAGTCCTCTTGTGTCTGCTGCTGCCGGGGTTTGGGCATAGCCAGCAAAAGCCCGCTTCTTCAAAAGCGCCTGTCGCCGCTAAGTTTGATGCCACCAAACGGCCCCGTAACCTCACCGACGAGCAGTTGCTGGACCTCGTGCAGCGCCAGACGTTTCGGTATTTCTGGGACTTTGGCCACCCGGTCAGCGGTATGGCCCGCGAGCGCAGCAACGTTGCCTATGATTATGGTAATGAAGTAGTTACCACAGGTGGTACGGGCTTCGGCATCATGGCCATTATAGTGGCGGCTGACCGCAAATGGATCACCCGTGAACAGGCCGCGCAGCGTATCTATAAGATTGTCAGGTTCTTAGAAAAAGCCGATTCGTTTCACGGGGTGTTTCCGCACTGGTATAATGGCGCCACGGGCAAAGTAATCCGCTTTGGGCAGAAAGACGACGGCGCCGACATCGTGGAAACGTCCTTTCTGTTTGAAGGGCTGATCTGTGCCCGTCAGTACTTTACGGGCGAAAGCACCCTCGAAAAAGACTTGCGCAACCACATTCTGTGGATGTGGGAAAACGTCGAGTGGAACTGGCACACGCAAGGCGGGCAGAACGTGCTGTATTGGCACTGGAGCCCCAACAACGGCTGGAGCATGAACCACCAGATTCACGGTTGGAACGAGTGCCTCATTACCTACGTGCTGGCGGCCTCGTCGCCCAAATACGCCATCGATAAGAAAGTGTATGACCAGGGCTGGGCCACCGGCAACGAGTTTCGCAACGGCAAAGAGTACTACAACATTAAGCTGCCGCTCGGACCGGACTTTGGCGGGCCGCTGTTTTTTACGCACTACTCGTTTTTGGGCCTGAACCCGCACGGCCTGAAAGACCAGTATGCCGACTACTGGCAGCAGAACCAGAACCACACGCTCATCAACTACACCTACTGCGTCGAGAACCCCAAGAAATACAAGGGCTACGGCAAAAACAGCTGGGGCCTGACCGCCTCCGACAGCTACCAGGGCTACGCCGCCCACAATCCTAAAGAGGACTTAGGCGTGATTTCGCCCACGGCAGCGCTTTCGGCCATGCCCTACGCACCGGAGCAGTCGATGCTGGCCCTCAAGCACTTCTACAACGACTTGGGCGACAAGATCTGGAGTGAATACGGCTTCGTGGACGGCTTTAGCGAGCAACACAACTGGTACGCCAAGTCGCATCTGGCCATCGACCAGGGCCCGATTGTGGGCATGATCGAGAACTACCGGACAGGCCTGCTGTGGAAGCTGTTTATGAGCTCGCCGGATGTGCAGCGCGGCCTGAAAACCCTGGGTTTTGAAAGCCCACAGATCAGTAAGTAG
- a CDS encoding DUF389 domain-containing protein gives MNFTLLPWLRQRFDLAHDMAEPADIVADVDEGMRFRGTNLWVLIFAILVASVGLNVNSTAVIIGAMLISPLMGPIVGIGFGAATLELGLIQRGLKNLFIAAGLSLLVSALYFRLTPLTDAGSELLARTTPTTWDVLIALFGGAAGAVGLTRRERGNVVPGVAIATALMPPLCTAGYGLATAHWAFLLGALYLFSINCVFISLATFLVTRLLPLPRHAFVSRQRARRVQFGIWAAALLTGVPSVYLASGIVQRTVFSHNAQRFVDEQLNLPGTYVVTRRIAADTRSINVLLAGKRLSSDQLQTARLALRRYRLPSAQLTVRQGLAKLDSADAQTMRNSLLEDLRSRNEQTLAGYEARLAQLQQVLTQTDASAVTGLPAAPALLREVQVEHPAVRQLGLSRLVQPATDSLHADTTVVVAVGVKRPLPTAEQQRLRQWLTLRAGGKYTVEVLIKTGVAK, from the coding sequence ATGAACTTCACGCTCTTGCCTTGGCTGCGTCAGCGCTTCGACCTGGCCCACGACATGGCCGAGCCGGCCGACATTGTTGCGGATGTGGACGAGGGCATGCGTTTCCGGGGTACCAACCTCTGGGTACTAATCTTTGCTATCCTAGTTGCGTCGGTTGGGCTCAACGTCAATTCTACGGCGGTCATTATTGGCGCCATGCTCATCTCGCCGCTTATGGGCCCGATTGTGGGCATTGGCTTTGGGGCGGCTACCCTGGAGCTCGGTTTAATTCAGCGCGGACTTAAGAACCTGTTTATTGCGGCTGGCCTGAGTCTGTTGGTATCGGCGCTGTACTTTCGCCTCACGCCCCTCACCGACGCTGGCTCCGAGCTACTAGCCCGCACCACACCTACCACTTGGGACGTCCTCATTGCCCTATTTGGCGGGGCGGCAGGAGCAGTGGGGCTCACCCGCCGCGAGCGGGGCAACGTCGTGCCGGGGGTGGCCATTGCTACGGCTCTCATGCCGCCGCTGTGCACGGCGGGCTATGGGCTGGCTACGGCACACTGGGCGTTTTTGCTGGGCGCGCTGTATCTTTTCTCCATCAATTGTGTGTTTATCAGCTTGGCTACCTTTCTGGTAACCCGGCTACTGCCTTTGCCACGTCATGCCTTCGTCAGCCGCCAGCGGGCCCGGCGGGTGCAGTTCGGCATATGGGCCGCGGCATTGCTTACAGGGGTGCCGAGTGTGTACTTGGCCTCGGGAATTGTGCAACGAACGGTTTTTTCGCACAACGCGCAGCGATTCGTGGACGAACAGCTTAACCTGCCAGGTACGTACGTGGTCACGCGTCGCATTGCGGCGGATACGCGCTCCATCAACGTACTGTTGGCTGGCAAGCGCCTTTCATCGGACCAACTGCAAACGGCCCGGCTGGCGTTGCGCCGCTACCGCCTCCCGAGTGCCCAGCTCACCGTGCGCCAAGGCTTGGCGAAGCTTGATTCGGCCGATGCGCAGACCATGCGCAATAGCTTGCTCGAAGATCTGCGCAGCCGTAACGAACAAACCTTGGCCGGCTACGAAGCCCGTTTGGCGCAGCTGCAGCAAGTGCTCACCCAAACCGATGCCTCTGCGGTAACGGGGCTTCCTGCGGCTCCGGCGTTGCTACGCGAAGTGCAGGTCGAGCATCCTGCCGTACGCCAGCTTGGCCTGAGCCGCCTTGTGCAGCCCGCCACCGATTCGCTCCATGCCGATACGACTGTCGTGGTAGCCGTAGGGGTAAAGCGCCCGCTGCCGACTGCCGAGCAACAGCGCCTGCGCCAGTGGCTGACTTTGCGTGCGGGTGGCAAGTACACAGTGGAGGTATTGATAAAAACCGGTGTTGCTAAGTAG
- a CDS encoding RagB/SusD family nutrient uptake outer membrane protein, with amino-acid sequence MSPIIPSTLLRRTGTAALALTLALTSGCKDFLEVAPQGQLSEDAIRTDPTAAQKLVDGVYNVMYLGGFGPDVHGLQYIILTDIASDDADKGSTPTDYADAIGVDNFTLTSTNGTINNSWNGYFQAISRANQALDKIPLSPAPEATKNRLLGEVRFLRGYFYFNLVRLFGGVPKLDRVPATSEINSPEFQKRATAADIYQFIVSDLQFAVDNLPLKGATQTGRVTKAAAQGMLAKVYLYQKNYQKAYELTNEIITGKSGAYALYPNYADIWRTPGANSSESVFEVQTGVNASCNNSAVELYVVCQGPRSGGKGGWADLGFGFNTPTTALVNAYEPNDLRKAGSIIFINPTAPAGQRSTGTVLWDGFRVPSQDSVQGSRYSYKAYHSRTKEPNCGNNDYLPKNIRVLRYAEVLLINAEAALQIGNASTAATNLNLVRARAGLAPIAAPTLQQIWQERRVELALEHDRFFDLVRQESVQPGRIVPIFAAQGKTFTKGKNELFPIPQAQIDLSGGQLTQNPGY; translated from the coding sequence ATGTCTCCTATCATCCCCTCTACCTTACTGCGCCGCACCGGCACGGCCGCTCTTGCCCTGACCCTGGCCCTGACCAGCGGTTGCAAAGATTTTCTGGAAGTCGCGCCGCAGGGCCAGCTCAGCGAAGACGCCATTCGCACCGACCCCACGGCCGCCCAAAAGCTCGTTGATGGCGTGTACAACGTCATGTACCTGGGTGGGTTTGGCCCCGATGTGCATGGCCTTCAGTATATTATCCTGACGGACATTGCTTCCGACGACGCCGACAAAGGCAGTACGCCCACCGACTATGCCGACGCCATTGGCGTGGACAACTTCACGCTGACCTCGACCAACGGCACCATCAACAATAGCTGGAACGGCTACTTCCAAGCCATATCGCGTGCCAACCAGGCCCTCGACAAAATCCCGCTGAGCCCGGCCCCGGAGGCAACCAAAAACCGACTGCTCGGGGAAGTGCGCTTCTTGCGGGGTTACTTCTACTTCAATTTGGTGCGCTTGTTCGGCGGCGTTCCGAAGCTCGACCGGGTACCGGCTACCTCGGAAATCAATAGCCCCGAGTTTCAGAAACGCGCTACCGCTGCTGATATCTATCAGTTCATTGTCAGTGACTTACAATTTGCTGTTGACAACCTGCCGCTGAAAGGGGCCACTCAAACCGGCCGGGTTACGAAAGCGGCTGCGCAGGGAATGCTGGCCAAGGTATACCTCTATCAGAAGAACTACCAGAAAGCCTACGAGCTGACCAACGAAATCATTACGGGTAAGTCGGGGGCATATGCTTTGTACCCAAACTACGCCGACATCTGGCGGACGCCGGGGGCCAACAGTTCCGAGTCGGTGTTTGAAGTCCAAACGGGCGTCAATGCTTCCTGCAACAACTCGGCTGTGGAGCTATACGTGGTCTGCCAAGGACCGCGCTCGGGCGGCAAAGGTGGTTGGGCCGACTTAGGGTTTGGCTTCAACACGCCGACTACAGCCCTGGTGAATGCCTACGAGCCCAACGACCTGCGCAAAGCTGGCTCCATCATTTTCATCAACCCAACGGCCCCGGCCGGGCAGCGCTCGACGGGCACGGTGCTTTGGGACGGCTTCCGCGTGCCAAGCCAAGATTCCGTGCAAGGCTCGCGGTACAGCTACAAAGCCTACCACAGCCGCACCAAAGAGCCTAACTGCGGCAATAATGACTACCTACCCAAGAACATCCGGGTGTTGCGCTACGCCGAGGTGCTGCTCATCAACGCCGAGGCCGCGCTGCAAATCGGCAACGCCAGCACGGCCGCTACCAACCTGAATCTGGTGCGTGCCCGCGCCGGCTTGGCGCCCATTGCGGCCCCTACGCTCCAGCAAATCTGGCAGGAGCGCCGCGTAGAATTGGCTCTGGAGCACGATCGCTTCTTTGACTTGGTGCGCCAGGAAAGCGTACAGCCCGGTCGCATCGTCCCGATTTTCGCGGCCCAGGGCAAAACGTTCACAAAGGGTAAGAACGAACTCTTCCCCATCCCGCAAGCGCAAATTGACCTCAGCGGCGGTCAGCTGACGCAAAACCCTGGTTATTAA